A single region of the Selenomonas sp. oral taxon 920 genome encodes:
- a CDS encoding threonine aldolase family protein has protein sequence MGERLSFASDYMEGAHAEILRRLAETNLEQAAGYGCDPYTEAAREKIRAACRAPRAEVHFLAGGTQANRIVISALLRPYEGVIAADTGHITVHEAGAIEAGGHKVLALPHTDGKLTAHAIEGCLRSYRADTNRDHMVCPGMVYLSHPTEYGTLYTMNELEAISAICRTNKIPLFLDGARLAYALGCPANELTLAAAARLTDVFYIGGTKCGALLGEAVVFPKPNTVPHFFTIVKQSGALLAKGRVLGIQFDTLFTDKLYERGGAHAVAMADRIRATLTEKGYRLAADSPTNQIFLVLNEAQLAHLSEHIVMGFWEKQDDVTIMRIATSWATREEDVERLIAVL, from the coding sequence ATGGGCGAACGGCTTTCCTTTGCCTCGGACTATATGGAGGGAGCGCACGCGGAGATTCTGCGGCGGCTCGCAGAGACGAATCTGGAGCAGGCGGCAGGCTACGGATGCGATCCTTACACGGAAGCGGCGCGGGAGAAGATACGAGCCGCGTGCCGCGCACCGCGTGCAGAGGTTCATTTTCTCGCGGGCGGGACACAGGCGAACCGCATTGTGATCTCGGCACTCCTGCGCCCCTACGAGGGGGTGATTGCCGCCGATACAGGGCATATCACGGTGCATGAGGCGGGCGCAATCGAAGCCGGCGGCCACAAGGTACTCGCGCTCCCGCATACGGACGGCAAGCTCACGGCACACGCCATTGAGGGCTGTCTGCGTTCCTACCGCGCGGACACGAACCGCGACCACATGGTATGTCCCGGCATGGTCTACCTCTCGCATCCGACGGAGTACGGCACACTCTATACGATGAATGAACTCGAGGCGATCAGCGCGATCTGCCGCACGAACAAGATTCCGCTCTTCCTTGACGGGGCGCGGCTCGCCTACGCGCTCGGCTGCCCCGCAAACGAGCTGACGCTCGCCGCCGCTGCACGCCTGACGGACGTATTCTACATCGGCGGCACGAAGTGCGGAGCGCTCCTCGGTGAGGCAGTCGTGTTCCCGAAGCCAAATACCGTGCCGCATTTCTTCACCATCGTCAAGCAAAGCGGCGCGCTGCTCGCGAAGGGGCGCGTGCTCGGCATCCAGTTCGACACGCTCTTCACGGACAAACTCTACGAGCGCGGCGGTGCGCACGCGGTCGCCATGGCAGACCGCATTCGCGCGACACTCACGGAGAAGGGCTACCGCCTCGCCGCAGACAGCCCGACGAATCAGATCTTCCTCGTACTCAATGAGGCACAGCTTGCGCACCTATCAGAGCACATCGTCATGGGCTTCTGGGAGAAGCAGGACGACGTGACCATCATGCGCATCGCGACGAGCTGGGCAACGCGCGAGGAGGACGTGGAGCGGCTGATCGCGGTGCTGTGA